Below is a window of Watersipora subatra chromosome 11, tzWatSuba1.1, whole genome shotgun sequence DNA.
atagtttttgtaagttGAAGCGAGATTTCTACCCACAGAcgtttcataacttgaaaattttgtatgtagagtatttcgtaagtagaggttcTCCTGACATTGCTATTGAAATTTTTGGCCTTCATAATGAGGTTATATACAGCTCAGAGGTAGTGGCAATCTTACAGACAAAAGCAGAATGAAGAGGCTGAGGAAGAGCAAGAGCTCTCCAAAGTCTTTATGAAGACCCTAAACTATGCCCAGAGGTTCAGCAAGTACAAGAACAGGGAGACTATATCTGCCATCAGGGTGTAGGTGGCTCTATTTATCATCTCAATAATGTACTGTGGTCTTACAGAGCTGAACAAAATAGTTGGGTAAAACTGTCAAACTCTTTCACAACCGCGAGCCACGTATTATGGCTTAGCAAAGCGTTTGGGTATAGCGTTTGTTGCACCAATACTTATTAAAACCGCATGGTGCGGTTTTAATAAGTATTGTGATCAgagtttctgattagtgagtagttattaattagcttatcgtATTTCTacttaaataaaagaaaacgaTTATCTGCATGCGTTGACCAATAGAAAACAGGTTTACGAACCATCCTGAGcatagtttcgctttgcaaCACCTTAATTTTTTTATCGCAATTTGTTCTTAGCAATAACCAGTtgtcagacgcattacagctgTGAAGGTTTCACTAATTCTAGGTCCATGGACTTTAGGTGGTCTTTAGTGaacattactactactactgagCGTAATTAGTTTACTTTTTGctgtaataataatgccatGAGCTGTAGCAATATGGATAATTCGTTCGATTCAGACACGCTCACGGTCGTAGATAAAATGATCGAAAGAGTGTCCaagctcattctgcaacacatttgtggtATTTTgatggcatcagctgatgtagaattttatgctgattgatttggtatcaaatgtttttatagaCCGTGTGGTTCAAAAATTATGACAATTTATACTCGCTCTTGTCAAATATAAAGTTTAACCGAATATGTTACTCCcggtattattatttattattatgttattaccGGTAGAATTATTTCTCGTTGAAGAAATTAGTCTGGTATTGAAAGAGTCAAAGGTAAACTGGCATAAaatcttagtagattttatcaaaaagtatcggtatttctaGATTCTTTGTGGTTGTTTTTGTCtattgagatgatctgactgccaggatgtttcaagattaggattgacaaaacttgattgttgttaaaacgctcaattCAAGTGACTGCAGGATTATATTCATCTAGCGATTATATCCATCTGTcattgcaaagagaccaacagaatagagactcgtAACTCTGCATTTTGAActcaatagccgatatcaactacacAGCCAGACAAAATAGTTGGTATGCAATTGTTCATTAGGCTTATTCAGACCAAATCGCTTATACCAACGTATTTGGTGTCTCCCATCCAGATACTATGGGTATTTATATATCAATAGAATGTTTAGACGCTAAGGAATACAGCTGGTCTTCTCCGATGGTAACAAACCAATTTCAGCATTTGACAGTTGTTTTCGTAAGCTCAGTACTCTGTCCTTCTCTATTTTTAGCCTCCTGCAGAAGAGGTTTCACAAGTTTGAGTTGGCGGCCATTGCTAATCTTGCCCCAGAAACAGCAGAAGAGGCCAAGACTCTCATTCCGAGGTTAATCATTATTTATTGTCTGCCCTTTCTATTCCTCCATTTTGTATGCTCTGTAATTGTTCCTTATCTCATCTTTCATGCAAATAATTAAAGCTGGCTTTGATTAATTTCCTGTACTAGCTATAAGCTAGCAAGTGGACGGACAACCCTTTAACAGTTTGACCACACCAACTTGATAAGTTTGGAGTTACCTTCCCTTGTAGACTCTAGGAAACTccagataaaattgtttgtaCAGTGTTTCTAGTTGTTTATTGTTTAATGGCATTGAATATTGCTAGAAACTTGTTACAAACAAAGACAACAACTTTTACCCATTGTTCTTGTGTAAAAGAAAGTAAGATTATTTTTGCTTCTTTTAACCTTTTCAGTCCTAATTCCAAAATATACGAGAAGTTGTTTTTTCCTGGGCTGAATCCCCTGGGTTATTCCATAAGATTTACTTTTTAAGCGATTTGTGCAAAAGCCGTTTGCTATATCATAATTCTTTTGCAATATTCCGAAAGTACAC
It encodes the following:
- the LOC137408321 gene encoding DNA-directed RNA polymerase II subunit RPB4-like, with the protein product MATSSSDQVEEEASELKFPKEFENAETLLVSEVNMLLEHRQKQNEEAEEEQELSKVFMKTLNYAQRFSKYKNRETISAIRVLLQKRFHKFELAAIANLAPETAEEAKTLIPSLEERFLDEDLQPILDDIKSKRSFQY